Proteins encoded in a region of the Diospyros lotus cultivar Yz01 chromosome 9, ASM1463336v1, whole genome shotgun sequence genome:
- the LOC127809778 gene encoding histidine kinase 3-like, with product MSLLLIIGFGLKIGHLLLMLCCWLVSVISLNLCINGGFMDSKKCLNLWEKISGNSCRIHQDYYQYIGFGPKRVRKTWWKKLLVTWIGFGIMVSFWVFSYMSSQAMERRKETLASMCDERARMLQDQFNVSMNHIQALSILISTFHHGKNPSAIDQRTFAQYTERTAFERPLTSGVAYAVRVLHFEREQFEKQQGWKIKRMDTLEQTPVHKDDYNPEVLEPSPIQDEYAPVIFAQDTISHVISIDMLSGKEDRENVLRARASGKGVLTAPFRLLKSNRLGVILTFAVYNRDLPSDSTPNERIQATDGYLGGVFDIESLVEKLLQQLASKQTILVDVYDTTNSSHPISMYDSNVSDNGLQHFSMLNFGDPFRKHEMRCRFKQKPPWPWLAITTSVGIIVIVLLIGHIFHATMNRIAKVEDDYDKMMELKRRAEAADVAKSQFLATVSHEIRTPMNGVLGMLHMLMGTDLDVTQQDYVRTAQASGKALVSLINEVLDQAKIESGKLELEELQFDLRAILDDVLSLFSGKTQEKGVELAVYISNKVPEMLIGDPGRFRQIITNLIGNSIKFTEKGHIFVTVHLVEEVLESIEVETESSSKNTLSGFPVADRRQSWERFRTFSQNGPASHLSSSSSDLINVIVTVEDTGMGIPLEAQSRVFTPFMQVGPSISRIHGGTGIGLSISKCLVGLMNGEIGFASSLKVGSTFTFTAVFTNGCSNTNELNNKPMNTQSNSVSSEFQSMTALVVDPRLVRAKVSEYHIQRLGIQVETVPDFNLVFSSAGNRNTVIDMVFIEEEIWYKDLGQSTVFVNKFRKFGHGVPPKLFLFSNCINSTKSTFATSDVCTPVVIMKPLRASMLAASLQRAMGVGNKGNFRSGELTSLSLCSLLLGRKILVVDDNNVNLRVAAGALKKYGADVVCADSGKKAISLLKPPHKFDACFMDIQMPEVDGFQATACIRDMEYNFSSCIPRGEQSVEAYSNGSNWHVPILAMTADVIQATHEECLRRGMDGYVSKPFEAEQLYREVSRFFYTGLGPSSCRGPAGDQ from the exons ATGAGTCTTCTCCTCATAATTGGATTTGGCTTGAAAATTGGACACTTGCTGTTGATGCTATGTTGCTGGCTCGTGTCTGTAATTTCCTTGAATTTGTGCATTAATGGTGGATTCATGGACAGCAAGAAATGTCTGAATTTGTGGGAGAAGATCTCAGGGAACAGTTGCAGGATTCACCAAGACTACTACCAGTATATTGGATTTGGGCCTAAGAGAGTGAGGAAAACATGGTGGAAGAAGCTTTTGGTGACATGGATAGGCTTTGGGATTATGGTTTCTTTCTGGGTTTTCTCGTACATGAGCTCTCAGGCCATGGAGAGGAGGAAGGAGACTCTGGCAAGCATGTGCGATGAGAGAGCTCGGATGTTGCAGGATCAGTTCAATGTCAGCATGAATCATATCCAGGCCTTGTCCATTTTGATTTCAACTTTCCACCATGGAAAGAACCCTTCTGCTATTGATCAG AGGACTTTTGCTCAGTACACAGAAAGAACTGCTTTTGAAAGGCCTCTAACAAGTGGCGTGGCATATGCTGTGAGGGTGCTGCACTTTGAGAGGGAACAATTTGAGAAGCAACAAGGATGGAAAATTAAGAGGATGGATACCCTCGAGCAAACACCTGTCCACAAGGATGACTATAACCCAGAAGTTCTTGAGCCATCTCCGATACAGGACGAGTATGCCCCTGTTATATTTGCACAGGATACTATTTCACATGTAATTTCCATCGATATGCTGTCAGGCAAG GAAGATCGAGAGAATGTGCTACGTGCAAGAGCATCAGGAAAGGGGGTTCTCACGGCTCCTTTTAGGCTACTCAAATCAAATCGCCTTGGAGTCATATTGACTTTTGCTGTCTACAACAGGGATCTTCCCTCTGATTCAACACCAAATGAGAGGATTCAAGCAACTGATGG GTACCTTGGTGGAGTATTTGATATTGAATCACTTGTGGAGAAGTTACTTCAACAACTTGCAAGCAAACAAACCATCCTTGTAGATGTGTATGATACTACCAACTCCTCACACCCTATCAGCATGTATGACTCAAATGTGTCAGATAATGGATTACAGCATTTTAGCATGCTTAACTTCGGGGATCCGTTTAGGAAACATGAGATGCGCTGCAG ATTcaaacaaaaaccaccctggcCATGGTTAGCGATAACAACTTCTGTTGGCATCATTGTAATTGTTTTGCTTATTGGGCATATATTCCATGCAACAATGAATCGGATAGCAAAAGTTGAGGATGATTACGATAAGATGATGGAACTCAAGAGACGCGCAGAAGCAGCAGATGTTGCAAAGTCACAG TTCCTTGCTACTGTGTCTCATGAGATCAGAACCCCAATGAATGGTGTTCTGG GGATGTTGCATATGCTTATGGGCACTGATCTGGATGTAACTCAACAAGACTATGTCAGAACAGCGCAGGCCAGTGGAAAAGCACTTGTTTCGCTTATAAATGAGGTTTTGGACCAAGCAAAGATTGAATCTGGTAAACTTGAGCTTGAGGAATTGCAATTTGATCTGCGGGCAATTTTGGATGATGTACTGTCACTTTTTTCTGGAAAGACTCAAGAGAAAGGAGTGGAG CTTGCAGTTTACATCTCCAATAAGGTTCCTGAGATGCTAATTGGTGATCCCGGTAGATTTCGACAAATCATCACAAATCTCATCGGAAATTCAATTAAA TTCACTGAAAAAGGTCACATTTTTGTGACAGTCCACCTTGTTGAGGAGGTGTTGGAGTCCATAGAAGTTGAGACAGAATCATCTTCCAAGAACACCTTGAGTGGGTTCCCTGTGGCAGATAGACGCCAAAGTTGGGAACGATTTAGAACTTTCAGTCAAAATGGACCTGCTTCTCATCTCTCGTCATCATCCTCTGACCTCATCAATGTAATTGTCACAGTGGAGGACACAGGTATGGGTATTCCTTTGGAAGCCCAATCTCGTGTATTCACTCCCTTCATGCAGGTGGGCCCTTCAATCTCCAGAATACATGGGGGCACAGGGATTGGGCTGAGCATAAGCAAGTGTCTGGTTGGTCTAATGAATGGAGAAATTGGTTTCGCTAGCTCACTTAAGGTTGGGTCCACCTTTACCTTTACTGCTGTATTCACCAATGGCTGTTCAAACACCAATGAGCTTAACAACAAGCCAATGAATACCCAATCCAATTCCGTTTCTTCAGAATTTCAGAGCATGACGGCTTTAGTTGTGGACCCCAGACTGGTCCGGGCAAAGGTGTCTGAATATCACATCCAGAGGCTTGGGATTCAGGTTGAAACGGTTCCTGATTTTAATCTGGTTTTCTCAAGTGCAGGAAATAGGAATACAGTTATTGATATGGTCTTTATAGAAGAGGAAATTTGGTACAAGGACTTGGGCCAATCAACTGTCTTTGTTAATAAGTTCAGAAAATTTGGTCATGGTGTGCctccaaaattatttcttttctccaACTGTATCAACTCTACCAAAAGTACTTTTGCAACTTCTGATGTGTGTACTCCAGTTGTCATCATGAAGCCCCTTAGGGCGAGTATGTTGGCTGCATCTCTCCAACGAGCCATGGGTGTTGGGAACAAAGGGAATTTCCGCAGTGGAGAGCTCACTAGTCTTTCTCTTTGCAGTTTGCTTTTGGGAAGAAAAATTTTAGTTGTAGATGACAACAATGTAAACCTTAGAGTAGCTGCTGGTGCCCTGAAGAAATACGGAGCTGATGTGGTCTGTGCAGACAGCGGAAAGAAGGCAATCTCATTGCTAAAGCCACCGCACAAGTTTGATGCCTGCTTTATGGATATTCAGATGCCAGAAGTGGATGG GTTTCAAGCTACTGCATGTATTCGAGACATGGAATACAACTTCAGCAGTTGCATTCCACGTGGAGAGCAATCTGTGGAAGCCTACAGTAACGGTTCCAATTGGCATGTGCCAATTCTTGCTATGACTGCAGATGTAATTCAGGCTACACACGAGGAATGCCTAAGGCGTGGAATGGATggatatgtttcaaaaccttttgAAGCCGAACAACTTTATCGGGAAGTTTCCCGCTTTTTCTATACTGGATTGGGTCCGAGCTCTTGCAGAGGGCCTGCTGGTGATCAATGA